A genomic stretch from Leptospira licerasiae serovar Varillal str. VAR 010 includes:
- the ilvD gene encoding dihydroxy-acid dehydratase, producing the protein MPQLRSRTSTHGRNMAGARALWRATGMKEGDFGKPIIAIANSFTQFVPGHVHLKDLGQMVAREVEKAGAVAKEFNTIAVDDGIAMGHGGMLYSLPSRDLIADSVEYMVNAHTADALICISNCDKITPGMLMAALRLNIPTVFVSGGPMEAGKVNWNGDIRKLDLVDAMVEAANQNVSDELVEQIERSACPTCGSCSGMFTANSMNCLTEALGLSLPGNGSTLATHADRKQLFLTAGRLIVELAKRYYEQDDESVLPRNIATYEAFQNAMSLDVAMGGSTNTVLHILAAAHEAGINFKMHDIDLISRRVPCVCKVAPATQKYHMEDVHRAGGVIGILSELDRAGLIHRDVPTVHSATLGKALEEWDIVRQKENSKAYALFSAAPGGIPTTEAFSQDKRWPELDLDRTNGCIRDVEHAYSQDGGLAVLYGNIAPEGCIVKTAGVDESIWKFKGRARVMESQEEAVAKILGNEVVEGDVVVIRYEGPKGGPGMQEMLYPTSYLKSKGLGKACALLTDGRFSGGTSGLSIGHVSPEAAAGGVIGLVEEGDIIEIDIPDRSIHLRVSDAELSDRRDRMNEKGKDAWKPKSRKRTVSAALRAYAAMTTSAHTGAVRDVSQVEHQ; encoded by the coding sequence ATGCCTCAATTAAGATCTCGTACTTCCACCCACGGACGCAATATGGCCGGAGCCAGAGCTCTCTGGCGAGCCACCGGTATGAAAGAAGGTGATTTCGGAAAACCGATCATCGCAATTGCAAACTCATTCACCCAGTTCGTTCCAGGACATGTTCATTTAAAAGACCTAGGGCAAATGGTCGCAAGAGAAGTGGAGAAGGCGGGAGCCGTCGCAAAAGAATTTAATACGATCGCAGTAGATGACGGTATCGCTATGGGGCATGGCGGAATGTTATACTCTTTACCAAGCCGAGACTTGATCGCCGACTCGGTTGAATACATGGTCAACGCTCATACTGCGGATGCACTTATCTGTATTTCCAATTGTGATAAGATCACACCAGGAATGCTCATGGCCGCTCTTCGATTGAATATCCCTACCGTTTTCGTTTCCGGCGGGCCTATGGAAGCTGGAAAAGTAAATTGGAATGGAGACATTCGCAAATTGGATTTGGTGGACGCAATGGTAGAAGCCGCCAATCAAAATGTTTCGGACGAACTCGTAGAACAAATAGAACGTTCTGCTTGTCCTACTTGCGGGTCTTGCTCCGGAATGTTCACTGCAAATTCAATGAACTGTCTTACGGAAGCATTAGGACTTTCTCTTCCAGGAAACGGTTCCACATTAGCAACTCATGCCGACAGAAAACAACTCTTCTTAACCGCAGGAAGATTGATCGTAGAACTTGCAAAAAGATATTACGAACAAGACGATGAGTCCGTTCTTCCAAGAAATATCGCCACTTACGAAGCGTTCCAAAATGCAATGAGCTTGGACGTAGCAATGGGAGGATCCACAAATACTGTCCTTCATATTCTTGCTGCAGCTCATGAAGCCGGCATCAATTTCAAAATGCACGATATTGATCTGATTTCCAGAAGAGTTCCTTGCGTTTGTAAAGTTGCTCCTGCCACTCAAAAATACCATATGGAAGATGTTCATAGAGCAGGTGGAGTCATAGGTATTCTCTCCGAATTGGACAGAGCTGGACTCATTCATAGAGATGTGCCTACCGTCCATTCCGCTACATTAGGAAAAGCTTTAGAAGAATGGGATATCGTTCGTCAAAAAGAAAACTCCAAAGCATATGCATTATTCTCCGCAGCGCCTGGTGGAATTCCTACAACGGAAGCATTTTCCCAAGACAAACGTTGGCCGGAGCTAGACTTAGACAGAACGAACGGATGCATCCGGGATGTAGAACATGCATACTCTCAAGATGGTGGGCTCGCCGTTCTTTACGGAAATATAGCTCCGGAAGGTTGTATCGTTAAAACAGCAGGAGTTGACGAGTCCATTTGGAAATTCAAAGGCAGAGCCAGAGTAATGGAAAGCCAAGAAGAAGCCGTCGCAAAAATCCTAGGCAATGAAGTTGTAGAAGGCGATGTAGTCGTCATCCGCTACGAAGGTCCAAAAGGAGGACCTGGAATGCAGGAAATGTTATACCCTACTTCTTATCTGAAATCCAAAGGTTTAGGAAAGGCATGTGCACTTCTAACAGACGGAAGATTTTCCGGAGGAACATCCGGACTTTCCATAGGGCATGTTTCTCCGGAAGCTGCTGCAGGTGGAGTCATCGGTTTAGTAGAAGAAGGAGACATCATAGAGATAGATATCCCGGATAGATCCATTCATTTAAGAGTGAGTGACGCGGAACTTTCGGATCGCAGAGATAGAATGAACGAAAAAGGAAAAGATGCTTGGAAACCTAAGTCCAGAAAAAGAACCGTTTCCGCCGCACTCCGAGCATATGCAGCGATGACTACTTCTGCGCATACCGGAGCAGTCAGAGACGTTAGCCAAGTAGAACATCAATAA